A stretch of the Bacillus sp. B-jedd genome encodes the following:
- the qoxD gene encoding cytochrome aa3 quinol oxidase subunit IV, whose product MEQHTNRFPISHVIGFLLSLVLTFGAAWIALMTSLPANVIMWIIGGLAILQAAIQLLLFMHMREGEDKIVNSVNMIYAAFLVFVIVAGSIWVLTSGHSH is encoded by the coding sequence ATGGAACAACATACAAATCGTTTCCCTATCAGCCATGTCATCGGTTTCCTATTATCACTTGTCCTAACCTTCGGTGCTGCCTGGATCGCATTGATGACTTCCCTTCCGGCGAACGTCATCATGTGGATCATCGGCGGTTTGGCAATCCTCCAAGCAGCCATCCAGTTGCTGCTGTTCATGCACATGCGTGAAGGTGAAGACAAAATAGTTAATAGTGTCAATATGATTTATGCAGCTTTCCTTGTGTTTGTCATCGTCGCGGGCTCAATCTGGGTCCTGACTTCCGGACACTCACATTAA
- a CDS encoding universal stress protein, producing MKKIKGRMDESILVCVYYGPNGERLIQRGCKIAGMLDCPLYILTVDAKPFSEMDAEKSHYIDKWKKIADAHGADSFILMDNEKRPVTKVIAEVAREKQVTQIILGQTAQSRWEQIAKGSIINSLLKEIPFVDLHIVSVPRYLKEAEGFFEKGIRAYLVQDGENFRVAFKHTKDVLFEGIFFKEQGTDFNTGVFKFMKEQQVQHVQVVDDVVVSLENVDMDLDIQEQNDD from the coding sequence ATGAAAAAAATTAAGGGGCGTATGGACGAAAGCATTCTTGTTTGTGTCTATTACGGCCCGAATGGTGAACGTCTGATCCAGCGGGGCTGCAAGATTGCGGGTATGCTGGATTGTCCGCTTTACATCCTGACTGTTGATGCAAAGCCTTTTAGCGAAATGGATGCGGAAAAATCCCATTACATCGACAAGTGGAAAAAAATCGCAGATGCCCATGGCGCTGACTCATTTATCTTAATGGATAATGAGAAAAGGCCTGTGACTAAGGTGATTGCCGAAGTGGCCAGGGAAAAGCAAGTAACGCAAATCATACTGGGCCAGACAGCGCAAAGCAGATGGGAGCAGATCGCTAAAGGATCCATTATCAATTCTTTATTGAAGGAAATCCCGTTTGTGGATTTGCATATTGTCTCCGTTCCCCGTTATTTAAAGGAAGCAGAGGGCTTTTTTGAAAAAGGAATCCGCGCGTATCTTGTACAAGACGGCGAAAACTTCAGGGTAGCCTTTAAGCATACAAAGGATGTATTGTTCGAAGGGATCTTTTTCAAGGAACAGGGAACAGATTTCAACACGGGTGTTTTCAAGTTTATGAAAGAACAGCAAGTGCAGCATGTTCAGGTGGTTGACGATGTGGTCGTGTCTCTTGAAAATGTTGATATGGATTTGGATATCCAGGAACAAAATGATGATTAA
- a CDS encoding STAS domain-containing protein: MGRELNRLGEKLLEQKYEVAKKVHNIRVSEASDEQKKLLSSLNEQNVVNIRANFVGMFGEALLHGVSKEEAYDKIEKWAKETGEYTYSLGIPLEEALRDTSFYRGFITDVLEEEIIREDMSVKTVFEVSRIIDPLLDHAVYCFSLTYVHYYKKAMEASKTAFLELSVPVVPLTNGIAILPLIGNVDTERAQLIMEEALDEAVRLKLNTLIIDLSGVMIVDTMVADQLFKVISSLELLGVNSILTGIRPEIAQTVIKMGIDFTNVNIKTNLQQAFEELERNTNKQLG; the protein is encoded by the coding sequence ATGGGCAGAGAGTTGAACAGGCTGGGAGAAAAATTGCTCGAGCAAAAATATGAAGTTGCCAAAAAAGTACATAATATTAGAGTTTCAGAAGCAAGCGATGAACAAAAAAAGCTACTTTCCTCATTAAATGAACAAAATGTGGTCAACATTCGTGCTAATTTTGTCGGCATGTTTGGGGAAGCATTGCTTCATGGGGTCAGCAAAGAGGAAGCTTACGATAAAATTGAAAAATGGGCGAAAGAAACTGGGGAGTATACATATAGCTTAGGGATCCCACTCGAAGAAGCATTAAGGGATACAAGCTTTTATAGGGGTTTTATTACCGATGTGCTGGAAGAGGAGATTATTCGTGAAGATATGTCGGTAAAAACTGTTTTCGAGGTTTCTAGAATAATAGACCCATTATTGGACCACGCTGTTTATTGTTTCAGCCTGACGTATGTCCATTATTATAAGAAGGCAATGGAAGCATCCAAGACTGCTTTTCTTGAATTATCGGTACCAGTCGTCCCTCTGACCAATGGAATCGCCATCCTGCCGCTTATTGGCAACGTTGACACTGAGCGGGCCCAACTGATTATGGAAGAAGCCCTTGACGAAGCTGTCAGGTTAAAACTCAATACGCTGATCATTGACCTTTCCGGAGTCATGATTGTCGACACGATGGTTGCGGACCAGCTCTTTAAAGTTATTTCTTCATTGGAGCTGCTTGGCGTAAATTCCATCCTCACTGGAATTAGGCCGGAAATTGCCCAGACTGTCATTAAAATGGGAATCGATTTTACAAACGTAAACATTAAAACAAATCTGCAGCAGGCATTCGAAGAATTGGAAAGAAATACGAATAAGCAATTAGGCTAA
- the qoxA gene encoding cytochrome aa3 quinol oxidase subunit II produces the protein MSKKKGLPVFILFILSSLMLSGCENNLVVFNPQGPVAREILGLINYSIVLMLLVTGVVFGLFIYIVWKYREKKDNMDYEPPEEHGSTLLETIWTVIPIIIIIALTIPTVKTIYATEKIPKGYEDKEPLVIHVTSADWKWIFSYPEQGIETINYVNIPEDRPIDFKLTSAGTMNSFWIPALGGQKYTMAHAETQLYLVADHPGSYVGKNTNFNGRGYAEQEFEVQSMTKKDFDKWVREVKETAPKMTEKQYEKKLEPSHLGRETYSNTHLEWVDHSDHNSKNYLNPEMYDRGHGWPGKIFEDENNYKNKNASDTPSEHDMMDMDETTGGEHHGH, from the coding sequence ATGTCCAAAAAGAAGGGGCTGCCAGTTTTTATTCTCTTTATCTTATCCAGCTTGATGCTAAGCGGCTGTGAAAACAACCTTGTAGTATTTAATCCACAAGGGCCTGTAGCCAGGGAAATCCTCGGGTTAATCAATTACTCGATTGTCCTGATGCTGCTTGTAACGGGCGTTGTATTCGGATTGTTCATTTATATTGTCTGGAAGTACCGGGAAAAGAAAGACAATATGGATTACGAACCGCCTGAAGAACATGGCAGTACATTGCTTGAAACTATCTGGACCGTCATTCCGATCATCATTATTATCGCCTTGACGATTCCTACAGTTAAAACAATTTATGCAACAGAGAAAATTCCTAAAGGGTACGAAGATAAGGAACCACTTGTTATCCATGTCACTTCCGCGGACTGGAAATGGATATTCAGTTATCCGGAACAAGGGATTGAGACTATTAATTATGTCAACATCCCTGAGGACAGGCCGATCGATTTTAAGCTGACTTCTGCTGGTACAATGAACAGCTTCTGGATTCCGGCGCTCGGCGGGCAAAAGTATACAATGGCGCACGCTGAAACACAGCTTTATCTTGTAGCCGACCATCCAGGCTCTTATGTGGGCAAAAACACCAACTTCAACGGCCGGGGTTACGCCGAGCAAGAGTTTGAAGTCCAGTCCATGACAAAAAAGGATTTCGACAAATGGGTGCGTGAAGTAAAAGAAACTGCACCTAAGATGACCGAAAAACAGTATGAGAAAAAATTGGAACCATCCCATCTCGGAAGAGAAACTTACTCCAATACACATCTTGAGTGGGTCGACCATTCCGATCATAATTCGAAAAACTACCTGAACCCTGAAATGTATGACCGGGGCCACGGCTGGCCTGGCAAAATTTTCGAGGACGAGAATAATTACAAAAACAAAAATGCATCTGACACGCCATCTGAGCATGACATGATGGATATGGATGAGACAACCGGAGGTGAACATCATGGGCATTGA
- a CDS encoding DMSO/selenate family reductase complex A subunit, with amino-acid sequence MTEKNSQGNKLSRRSFLKWTGALSVPVVASGVVSAKYLKKNTSVAKVKSSPIPEKIIPTCSTFDCGGKCMVKAHVKDGVIVRVSARASGELDEQNPFMKACVRGRSYRKYQYHPDRLKYPMKRTGKRGEGKFERISWEEAIDIITSETKRITDKYGPESRYVHQGTAVTGGSMGGAALARRLFSLNGGHLSYYHSVSMGNTAAATPYTYGTHQTGSSLDSLEHTNLVILWGHNPSETIFGNTNHYYLKLKKKGVKFISVDPRYSDTAAAFADEWIPLLPGTDNALMDAMAYVIVKENLHDKEFLQKYVVGFDEEHMPEGVPANESLTSYLFGKKDGLEKTPEWAEKITKVPAEKIRGLAREYANAKPAALIQGWGPQRHASGERIARGGTMLAVITGNVGKAGGWASGYGGIQRKFPVDVPEPENPFKGSISIMSWTEAITDAASITPAEGLKGVDKLTTNVKLIYNLAGNYLVNQQPDINKTIKILEDENLVEFIVVSDHFLTPSAKYADILLPETTFFERWNLGGSWASGDYFILSEKVVENFYEARSDYEWLSEVAKGLGVGVEFTEGRDEVGWIKYILDETRKVEPDTPTFEELKKKRIHYWRYDGPRIAFKEQIDDPENNKFETPSGKIELFSNLLYEMKNPEIPAIPSYVPEWEGAEDPLKEKFPLQCITWKGKNRMNSSFFNHPWQQQVAKQKLWINPIDAEVRKLKQGDSFRVFNDRGTMVIPVEVTPRIIPGVVAMQAGAWYKPDEKGIDHGGCPNVLTSQRRTPLANGNAHQTMLVEVTKA; translated from the coding sequence ATGACTGAGAAAAATTCACAGGGCAACAAGTTGTCCCGACGTTCTTTTCTGAAATGGACAGGCGCTTTATCTGTCCCTGTCGTAGCGAGCGGGGTAGTTTCGGCAAAGTATTTAAAAAAGAATACTAGTGTAGCGAAAGTAAAATCTTCCCCCATTCCCGAGAAGATTATTCCAACCTGCAGTACATTTGACTGTGGTGGGAAATGTATGGTGAAGGCCCATGTAAAAGACGGCGTCATTGTAAGGGTCAGCGCCAGGGCTTCCGGCGAGTTGGATGAGCAGAATCCATTTATGAAAGCGTGTGTCAGGGGCAGGAGCTATAGGAAGTATCAATATCATCCCGACAGGCTGAAATATCCAATGAAGCGGACTGGCAAACGCGGTGAAGGAAAATTTGAGCGGATTTCATGGGAAGAGGCAATAGACATTATTACGAGTGAAACAAAGAGAATTACAGATAAATATGGCCCTGAATCTAGATACGTGCACCAGGGAACTGCCGTAACGGGAGGATCGATGGGCGGTGCGGCGCTTGCAAGGAGACTGTTCTCCCTCAATGGAGGTCATCTGAGCTATTATCATTCCGTTTCAATGGGCAACACCGCGGCAGCGACGCCTTACACGTATGGAACGCACCAAACCGGCAGTTCGCTGGATTCACTTGAACATACAAATTTAGTTATACTTTGGGGGCATAATCCGTCAGAAACCATTTTCGGGAATACGAATCATTATTACCTCAAGCTTAAGAAAAAAGGAGTTAAATTCATTTCTGTTGACCCGCGGTACTCCGATACGGCGGCTGCTTTTGCAGATGAATGGATCCCGCTTTTGCCAGGGACCGATAACGCCCTCATGGATGCGATGGCTTATGTCATTGTGAAGGAGAATCTTCATGATAAAGAATTTTTGCAAAAATATGTCGTTGGCTTCGACGAGGAGCATATGCCTGAAGGAGTTCCGGCCAACGAATCGCTAACGTCCTATTTGTTCGGCAAAAAAGACGGACTGGAAAAAACGCCTGAATGGGCCGAAAAGATTACGAAAGTACCTGCCGAAAAAATCCGCGGGCTAGCAAGAGAGTATGCAAATGCAAAACCTGCCGCCCTCATCCAGGGCTGGGGCCCACAGCGCCATGCAAGCGGCGAACGAATCGCGCGGGGCGGGACAATGCTCGCAGTCATTACAGGCAATGTCGGGAAGGCGGGAGGCTGGGCATCCGGGTACGGCGGCATCCAGCGCAAATTCCCGGTCGACGTTCCGGAACCCGAAAATCCTTTTAAAGGTTCGATTTCCATCATGTCCTGGACAGAAGCGATTACCGATGCAGCCAGCATTACGCCTGCTGAAGGGCTGAAGGGAGTGGATAAACTTACAACGAATGTGAAGCTAATTTATAATCTTGCAGGAAACTACCTGGTCAACCAGCAGCCTGATATCAATAAAACAATTAAGATTCTTGAGGATGAAAACCTCGTTGAATTCATTGTTGTCAGTGACCACTTCCTGACTCCGAGTGCAAAATATGCGGACATCCTATTGCCGGAAACGACCTTCTTTGAGCGTTGGAATCTTGGCGGCTCCTGGGCATCGGGCGACTATTTTATCTTATCTGAAAAGGTTGTCGAAAACTTCTATGAAGCGCGATCCGATTACGAATGGCTTTCGGAGGTTGCAAAAGGGCTTGGGGTAGGAGTGGAATTTACAGAAGGCAGGGATGAGGTCGGCTGGATAAAATACATCCTGGATGAAACGAGAAAGGTGGAGCCTGATACGCCTACCTTTGAAGAACTGAAGAAAAAGCGAATCCATTACTGGCGGTATGACGGACCAAGAATTGCTTTCAAAGAACAAATTGACGATCCAGAAAACAATAAATTTGAAACACCTTCTGGCAAAATCGAACTGTTCTCCAATTTGCTATATGAAATGAAGAACCCTGAAATACCCGCGATTCCATCCTACGTACCGGAATGGGAGGGAGCGGAAGACCCGTTGAAAGAGAAGTTCCCGCTTCAATGCATTACGTGGAAAGGGAAAAACCGGATGAATTCCAGCTTCTTCAACCACCCGTGGCAACAGCAGGTCGCCAAACAAAAGTTATGGATCAATCCAATCGATGCAGAAGTACGCAAGTTGAAACAGGGTGATTCCTTCAGGGTATTTAATGATAGAGGAACAATGGTGATTCCTGTGGAAGTGACACCAAGAATCATTCCAGGGGTAGTTGCCATGCAGGCCGGAGCCTGGTACAAACCAGATGAAAAAGGCATTGATCACGGAGGCTGCCCAAATGTCTTAACCTCACAGCGAAGGACACCGCTAGCCAATGGAAATGCCCACCAAACTATGCTCGTAGAAGTAACAAAGGCCTAA
- a CDS encoding tyrosine-type recombinase/integrase, producing MEFVDPIKDIEQINAIKEELRGHSQRDVLLFVFGINTGIRVSDLLSLRVKDVWDEDSMNEFLIIHENDEEEAKAFYLNNSIRNELEPYLKEHKLAGCSYLFKSKKNELPITRQQAYRIINAAAKKVGVSGKIGTHTLRKTFGYHAYRKGIAISLLMAVFNHHSPKETLKYIGIQPGQEAPIRVDVNL from the coding sequence GTGGAGTTCGTTGACCCTATTAAAGATATTGAACAGATTAACGCGATAAAGGAAGAATTAAGAGGCCATTCCCAGCGGGATGTATTACTTTTTGTGTTCGGGATCAATACCGGCATCAGGGTCAGCGATTTACTTTCCCTTAGAGTGAAAGATGTTTGGGACGAAGATTCCATGAATGAATTCTTAATCATTCATGAAAACGATGAGGAAGAAGCGAAGGCTTTCTATTTGAATAACAGCATCCGAAATGAATTGGAGCCGTATCTTAAAGAGCATAAACTAGCCGGTTGTTCCTATCTGTTCAAGTCAAAAAAGAACGAACTTCCCATTACTCGGCAGCAGGCTTACCGAATTATCAATGCCGCCGCGAAAAAAGTAGGAGTTTCCGGAAAAATAGGCACGCACACACTCAGGAAAACCTTCGGCTATCATGCCTATCGAAAAGGGATTGCCATTTCTCTTTTGATGGCGGTTTTTAATCATCATAGCCCTAAAGAAACCCTGAAATATATCGGAATTCAACCAGGACAGGAAGCCCCTATCCGGGTGGATGTTAACCTATAG
- a CDS encoding DMSO/selenate family reductase complex B subunit, which translates to MALQLGFYVNQSRCAGCNACFMACKDKNDLDDNRVFRRVRESRSGSFLKSGNGLTHTVKAAWISIGCNHCDDAKCVSKCPTGAMQKNQKDGTVFADLEICQGLQVCVLECPYGAPQFNEKTGKISKCDLCADLREKGEDPACVAACPYGNIEYGPIEELRKKYGNLAQVTGLPDPEITKPNLVITPHK; encoded by the coding sequence GTGGCATTACAATTAGGATTTTACGTTAACCAAAGCCGTTGTGCTGGCTGCAACGCCTGCTTTATGGCCTGCAAGGATAAAAATGACCTGGATGATAACCGGGTATTCCGGAGGGTCCGGGAATCCAGAAGCGGTAGTTTCTTGAAATCTGGAAACGGACTTACCCACACCGTAAAAGCTGCCTGGATCTCGATTGGCTGCAATCATTGCGATGATGCGAAATGCGTTTCAAAATGCCCGACAGGCGCGATGCAAAAAAATCAGAAGGACGGAACCGTTTTTGCCGATCTTGAAATTTGCCAGGGATTACAGGTCTGTGTGTTGGAATGTCCATACGGCGCTCCGCAGTTTAATGAAAAAACAGGTAAAATATCTAAATGCGACCTTTGCGCGGATTTAAGGGAAAAAGGGGAGGATCCTGCCTGTGTCGCAGCCTGCCCTTACGGGAATATCGAATATGGCCCGATAGAGGAACTTAGGAAAAAATACGGAAACCTAGCCCAGGTGACCGGTCTGCCTGATCCCGAAATCACGAAACCGAACCTTGTCATTACTCCGCATAAATAG
- the qoxC gene encoding cytochrome aa3 quinol oxidase subunit III — protein MSANVHAGTPLEYQTEQNKMNILGFWIFLGAEIVLFATLFSVYGVLGHRHAGGPTQQDIFVIRDVLIQTFLLLTSSFTMGLAIFEMRRSNMKGMILWFVLTLLLGAGFLFMEIREFTHYVHEGATWQTSAFLSSFFVLLGTHGLHVTIGIGWAILLITQLLKRGLTPVTARKAFIFGLYWHFLDVVWIFIFTFVYIAGLVS, from the coding sequence ATGTCAGCTAATGTTCATGCGGGAACGCCCCTTGAATACCAAACCGAGCAAAACAAAATGAATATCCTCGGCTTCTGGATTTTCCTTGGTGCTGAAATTGTCCTCTTCGCCACCCTTTTCAGTGTTTATGGGGTTTTGGGCCACCGCCATGCCGGCGGCCCCACCCAGCAGGATATTTTCGTCATTAGGGATGTTCTCATTCAAACCTTCCTATTGTTAACAAGCAGTTTTACAATGGGTCTGGCTATTTTTGAAATGCGCAGAAGCAATATGAAAGGCATGATCCTTTGGTTCGTGCTGACACTCCTTCTAGGCGCAGGATTCCTATTCATGGAAATCAGGGAGTTTACCCACTATGTCCATGAAGGTGCGACATGGCAGACGAGCGCGTTCCTTTCGAGCTTCTTCGTCCTGCTTGGAACGCACGGACTTCACGTCACGATCGGCATTGGCTGGGCGATTCTCTTGATCACGCAGCTATTGAAACGCGGCTTGACTCCGGTAACGGCCCGAAAGGCATTTATCTTCGGACTGTACTGGCACTTCCTTGACGTTGTCTGGATTTTCATTTTCACATTCGTATATATAGCAGGGTTGGTGTCGTAA
- the qoxB gene encoding cytochrome aa3 quinol oxidase subunit I, with translation MGIEWDKFFVTGDPLIFASQIAILLTGLGIVAAITYFKKWKWLWDNWLTTVDHKKIGIMYILVGVLMFFRGGVDGLMMKAQTAVPENGFLNAQHYNEVFTTHGVIMILFVAMPLLIGLMNFAVPLQIGARDVAFPQLNALSFWLTFSGAMLFNLSFVIGGSPDAGWTSYFPLAGKEFSPGIGNNFYAVALQIAGAGTLMTGINFIVTVLKMRTKGMTLMKMPMFSWTSFITSIIITASFPIFTVALALMTFDRVFGTHFFTISGGGIDMLWANLFWLWGHPEVYIVVLPAFGMLSDIISTFARKTLYGYKSMVFSIVAISILSMLVWVHHFFTMGNSAAANSVFSITTMAIAIPTGVKIFNWLFTMRKGRIRFTTPMMWSLAFVPTFVIGGVTGVMLAMAAADYQYHNTLFLVAHFHYVLIPGVVYPIFAGMYYWWPKMFGFMLNEKIGKWHFWLFNIGFNLTFMPMFFLGLDGAARRAYTYSAETGFGPLMLLSAIGAFILAAGFAALCYNIYYSARHADRNIGNDPWDARTLEWATATPVQHYNFASLPEVKSLDAFWHMKRNNEFKPLNEDEIEEIHMPSNSWIPIYMGLVFGIAGFLLVFEWTIAAGVVALGIFAGLAFRSFDYDEGFHVHKDEIAETESKWRKISKGVKSHVS, from the coding sequence ATGGGCATTGAATGGGATAAATTTTTCGTCACGGGCGATCCATTAATTTTCGCTTCACAGATCGCCATCCTATTAACTGGTCTGGGCATCGTTGCTGCCATTACTTATTTTAAGAAGTGGAAATGGCTTTGGGACAATTGGTTGACAACAGTGGACCATAAAAAAATCGGGATCATGTACATCCTTGTCGGTGTACTGATGTTCTTCCGCGGCGGAGTCGACGGTTTGATGATGAAAGCCCAGACTGCCGTTCCGGAAAATGGATTTCTAAATGCACAGCACTATAATGAGGTTTTTACGACTCATGGCGTCATCATGATTTTGTTTGTTGCGATGCCTCTTCTTATCGGACTAATGAACTTCGCCGTTCCGCTTCAGATTGGCGCGCGTGACGTTGCGTTCCCGCAATTGAATGCTTTGAGCTTCTGGCTGACATTCAGCGGTGCGATGCTGTTTAACCTGAGCTTTGTCATTGGCGGTTCCCCTGATGCGGGCTGGACCTCCTACTTCCCTCTTGCCGGCAAGGAATTCAGCCCGGGAATCGGGAATAACTTTTACGCTGTTGCCCTGCAAATCGCAGGTGCCGGTACATTGATGACAGGGATCAACTTTATTGTTACAGTCCTGAAAATGAGGACAAAAGGCATGACGTTGATGAAGATGCCGATGTTCTCATGGACTTCGTTCATCACTTCCATCATTATCACGGCAAGCTTTCCGATTTTCACTGTCGCACTTGCTTTGATGACGTTTGACCGGGTTTTCGGTACCCATTTCTTCACGATTTCCGGCGGCGGGATCGACATGCTTTGGGCGAACCTGTTCTGGCTTTGGGGCCACCCGGAAGTTTATATTGTAGTCCTCCCTGCTTTCGGGATGCTGTCTGATATTATTTCGACTTTTGCAAGAAAGACACTGTACGGTTATAAATCAATGGTCTTTTCAATCGTAGCGATTTCAATACTAAGCATGCTCGTCTGGGTCCACCACTTCTTTACAATGGGGAACAGCGCAGCTGCAAACTCTGTCTTTTCGATTACGACGATGGCTATTGCCATTCCGACCGGTGTTAAAATATTCAACTGGCTGTTTACGATGCGGAAAGGACGAATCAGATTCACGACCCCGATGATGTGGTCGCTCGCCTTCGTTCCTACATTCGTCATCGGAGGCGTCACTGGCGTCATGCTCGCCATGGCGGCAGCGGACTACCAATATCACAATACGTTGTTCCTGGTAGCCCACTTCCACTATGTCCTGATTCCTGGCGTTGTGTACCCAATCTTCGCTGGCATGTATTACTGGTGGCCGAAAATGTTCGGCTTTATGCTCAATGAAAAAATTGGCAAATGGCATTTCTGGTTGTTCAATATTGGTTTCAACCTAACGTTCATGCCAATGTTCTTCCTTGGTCTTGACGGCGCTGCCCGCCGTGCATACACTTACTCGGCGGAAACCGGCTTCGGGCCGCTCATGCTGCTGTCAGCCATCGGCGCGTTCATCCTTGCTGCCGGATTTGCGGCGCTTTGCTATAACATTTACTACAGCGCGCGCCATGCGGACAGAAACATTGGTAACGACCCTTGGGATGCCAGGACACTTGAATGGGCAACTGCCACTCCTGTCCAGCATTACAATTTTGCCAGCCTGCCAGAGGTTAAATCTTTGGATGCATTCTGGCATATGAAACGTAACAATGAATTCAAACCTCTTAATGAGGATGAAATTGAAGAAATCCACATGCCAAGCAATTCATGGATTCCGATTTATATGGGACTTGTGTTCGGCATCGCCGGCTTCCTGCTCGTCTTTGAATGGACGATCGCTGCGGGAGTCGTTGCCCTTGGTATTTTTGCTGGACTCGCCTTCCGTTCCTTCGATTATGACGAAGGCTTCCATGTCCACAAAGATGAAATTGCAGAAACAGAAAGCAAGTGGAGAAAAATCAGCAAAGGAGTGAAGAGCCATGTCAGCTAA
- a CDS encoding TorD/DmsD family molecular chaperone encodes MANTVPIDADEQSFDMETEAFLQKRLYLNTILRYLLDHPPELNEIKRIGTDSSFLPLLSCCEGGVLLSSWIEQPGSLTAEKAGELKDEFTYLFVGPNVLPAPPWESVYLGKEALLFEETTLKVRECYKDFGLSFIHENREAEDHILIEMEFLGYLITESIEKNEPARNKELLIGQINFLEEHFLKWAPKFCEKLLEHCKTEWYQGIALLLEEYINLEIIALGMMKEAVKND; translated from the coding sequence GTGGCCAATACGGTACCAATTGATGCAGACGAACAGTCGTTTGATATGGAGACAGAAGCTTTCCTTCAAAAGAGGCTCTATCTGAATACAATTTTGAGATATTTACTGGATCATCCGCCAGAGCTCAATGAAATAAAAAGAATTGGCACCGATTCCTCCTTTTTACCCTTACTTTCCTGTTGCGAGGGCGGTGTGCTGCTATCTTCGTGGATAGAGCAGCCGGGTAGTCTCACTGCAGAAAAAGCTGGTGAACTTAAAGACGAATTTACTTATTTATTTGTTGGCCCCAACGTCCTTCCGGCTCCTCCGTGGGAATCCGTCTATCTTGGGAAAGAAGCTCTCTTATTTGAAGAAACGACATTAAAGGTGAGGGAGTGTTATAAAGACTTTGGTTTATCTTTCATTCATGAAAATCGGGAGGCAGAAGACCATATTCTAATAGAGATGGAGTTTCTCGGATACTTAATTACAGAGTCTATTGAAAAAAATGAACCAGCTCGGAATAAGGAACTATTGATAGGCCAAATTAATTTCTTGGAAGAACACTTTCTGAAATGGGCACCCAAATTTTGCGAGAAACTGCTGGAGCATTGCAAAACAGAGTGGTATCAGGGCATAGCCTTACTTTTGGAGGAATATATCAATCTCGAAATAATTGCATTGGGTATGATGAAGGAGGCAGTGAAAAATGACTGA